A region of the Antedon mediterranea chromosome 4, ecAntMedi1.1, whole genome shotgun sequence genome:
gatgtattgtcccttgaaacacaataaaatgaaagtcaaaatattctaaatttaaattggccatatcaaagtaatattaaagttattcactttttaagtcgaaaattcgagccaaaaacaacaagtttacgtaattaacaggtaaattagtttgattacatttcgtctggaaaatcgtcgcgatcgaaagtaaacaaagatttcaaaccctGAGTACACATTtggcatgatgctaattagcattgtttacaatttttcacggttgagaaggtgttttcaaaCAGATCGCGAAGGAAGTTTTGATTAAACAGGcgtgttgcattatgagatatgttttgatcgaaaactttgactggaagtcaaagttattttttgaaaaaaaaatgtctgtatttcagttaaatgatattttttttaactaatttttggtgaaagttaataaaaatgacacactttttttcgaaatcttttttttttttttttttttggaattagtcaaagggacagtacatctttaaactatgcatacatagcgccctcatttgttattagtcctccctagatgtgatgaccgtttgtgattggttaatactcacggtagtaacctggtACGTGCTGCACGCTAAACATCcagtgattcggctcctcgaagaagacgaattattcagcctacctgataataatattattattaatgtaggcttattgatggaaatttgTCTGTTAATTTAATGACTTAGgtctaagtgaatattttatttataccaaggaatcattaattagtaattatctgtatattattcttcacaAGGTAAGGTGAATGCAACGCCTAACTAGGCAGGTTTATTACAAAGGAGGCCTATAAGCTACACCCGACCCAGCAGTAGTAGTTATTCAACTTGTTTATATcgataaaatataagatttgacaacCCCTTGGGAATGATATATTGTTTGAGGAAATATATTTCCCTTAGGGATTCGGGATGtcaatcttatatttaacctctaagcagtcaatatctgtgtATAATATAATTCAGTTTTATACTATACTGATTTGTGCTAAAATATGTCATCTATGTTTTACCAATTATGCATTACAAGAAATGACATTTTTATCAAATGATGGTTTATCTGTGTTTGTTGTCCTGTCCGGTCTCTAGAGtaacacaaaacaattttactaggcctatatttcatttttatgcaATGCAAGgcagaaataaattaataattggtAAAATAACAAGGCCATtatatggctgcagtcgcgtgcaaATTTGACACATGCTAGTGCtacaaattattttgaaatacagAATATTAGGTCACTATTCATTTTACTCACATGTTTGGACAGCGGCGGTAAGAATTTATTTAGGAAAATTATTCTCTTGGCATCAGTTCCAATATGACAAAGGCCTTGTTGTCATCTTTTATAGGGATTTCTAATTCGGAATAATCAACTTGATCATATCCGTTAGGTGGAGGTGAGCTGATTTCATTTGGACATTTAAATTTACTTCAACTGTACTGTTGCATGGTTTCAAAGCAAATTAATAGTTAAATTTAGGGGCGTGGCTAGATTTCATACAAGATTTTCCAGGCAGTTTTTGTATTGATTTTAATCTTCTTACTCTTCAGAATGTTCCTTACCAATAATAAATGCATCTTTTCTTATTTGCTCCAATTGGACATATTCCTCTtcaatcatcaataattaaacaTACTAGACCCTGGAATATAGTACAAGCTCTACActgttcaattaaaaaaaaattctagcataatttaaataaaaaacataaatgaacACCTTCTGCTATCATTCCAAAGCTAGGCCAGGGTTAAATTTCAAGAATATGGGCCATTGGCTatatttatatagcaataaATTTGTCAATTTATTAACACTAGAGTAGAAGTCCACAAAGATGATAAAAgctattttataaaaacaaactttCCTAACctgttaaaattatataatacaatgcAGAAAATGTGGGGAATTATAAATCTACAGctttacaaaaataaacttcATTGATACTTAGTGCTTCACATGTGAAGCAATTATTATAGGCCGAGATCAATTAAAATGTACTGTAGGCAAATACTTTATGGTAGAATGTTATGAATATagtcaattttaaaaatagcaagAACAAGAGGGCACTTGCAGAGAGGCAcatcattttcaaaaatataataGAGGTGAgaaaataaactaataatagtAGATGCATCAGTAAATAAGAGAGTACTATTTAAGTTAGCCAACTGATATTAATCTACCTATTGAATATACAGCAAATTTAATATGGACAAATTGGAACAATGATCGCACACTTCACAAGTACAACATGTCTGCCTTCATTAGTCGGCTGTATTTCCTAACTGTTCAACTGCTCTACTTGCAGTGTAGAAACAGGAATGTCTCTGGTTAACATCTTGTTCTTTGTTGTCTCCTTCCATTCACAAAAGGGGTATAAATGGAGGCATTTAGATGTTTGTAAACCACAACTTAATATGATGAGTGTCTGTTGGTGGTAGACTGGTAAGTTTACATTTTGCCATTTCTCTTTGCTGTTTCTCTTTTCAAGCATTTTAAAGAAAAGAATGTTGTGCGTTATGAAATAACACAGGTATTTGTTGATTTCAGCTTTGATAATTGACGAATGCTATGATGGCATTTTTGTAGATTGCGGATTCAGTATATTCATTCATAAAACAATGTCATTTCCTGATTTACTAACTCCTTATGGCCAATGCTTTTGAGATATGTTATAGAGGCCAACATCATCAACTTATAACAAATTGATATTTGTTTAGATGATTATAGAAGGGTAAAAGTAATATATCAGTGTTACAAAATCTATTGCATTTTTACAAGAAATTGCATCCCCATTATCTTCAGTTTAATAGTGTGATTTGCATGCTCAGTTATCTTGATGAGAAattttcattttccaaaatactttCTTTCAACATGACAATATTAATTCTGGCATGATCTTCAGTGTTTTCTTTCATCGATTCCTGATGTATTCATGTCATTTCCTGATTTACTAACTCCTTATGGCCAATGCTTTTGAGATATGTTATAAAGGCCAACATCATCAACTTGTAACAAATTGATATTTGTTTAGATGATTATAGAAGAGTAAAAGTAATATATCAGTGTTACAAAATCTATTGCATTTTTACCAGAAATTGCATCCCCATTATCTTCAGTTTAATAGTGTGATTTGCATGCTCAGTTATCTTGATGAGAAattttcattttccaaaatactttCTTTCAACATGACAAGATTAATTCTGGCATGATCTTCAGTGTTTTCTTTCATCGATTCCTGATGTATTAATTCTTTATGCCAATAAATTGTTGCCGATATATTCATGTTGATAAAAAGAGACAACATAAATTGAACTTCTATCAATTTTTTAACCTGTCTGAAGTCAGATAGATGGTCCAATTAATGGAAACCAAGAAGGACAATGTTAATCTGTGGTATTTCAGTAAGAAATACTTTTTTGCAACTATACACACAATATAAAAACTGAAATGTAGCTACATGAAGGCAGACATGTGCATTTGGAATGCTGTTGGAATGGATCAAGTATaagataatatacaaataatgcaaCAAATTCACATTTTGTGTctatatatatttactgtatattcagGTAGAAAAGGAAAAATGGGATGGGATATTTAAGGGATATTTAAGAAACATGCTATTCATCAAATTTGAGAGAGTTTATGGTGCACTGCTTTGTGGAAAAATGTAAGCAAATGCTTACATTACATAGAAGGGATCCTGCAGTGAGATGCCAAGACATAAACAAATCTTTGTTGCAAGTAGATTTCTCTAAAAATTACACTTGCATACATGAAGACAAGATTAATTTTGTACACTGAAACCAAGGATAAGTATCCCTGTTTGCAGCTGCACTGTGGTGGTACAATGGTGTATAATATCTGACAATTTGGAACATTCAAAAGAAACAATTTCATTTCaagtaaatgtttattttcttctttaatattttttttttaaagagcacaaaaaaaatatataaaagcaaTAAACCTGAAAggacaaaaataaaacaaaatagacggGTTACAGATGCAATAAATAAAGAAGGCTGATCGCAAAAAGAGTATAAAAATATTACTGCGGACATCAAAGAATTATCTATTTAAACCATATTGTTGCCACCCTCGGCCACTGGAACATAaacattcaatttaaattttatttcaattcatttcaTTAAGCTTCTTCGCAATGGCAAAGGATGATTCACATAGAATGAAGTACGAGTGAAAAGCCATTTAATCAAAGATGCAGAACGCTTTGTTGCTGCAATCTAGAAATGTGAAAGTGATTGATATGAGGTGAAATTTATCTGTTTATATTAGAAAATTAAAGGGTGCATTAGATTGCACAGTCTTGGATAtgtttaaaaattctaaaaatttaaacaaagtaacTGAATCTATCTGTGGATACATTGAATCCTGCACAAATATGATTATTTTAACCAAATCTATTAATTGGAAAGTGATTAAGATGAAGAAATATGCATTCAAATTAAGAATGAATGATTGTGAACAAGTTGTATTAAATGGAAATACGCCAATAATATGAAGTCCTCTACAACAGAAAGTCATCCAGTTACAAAGAtagaacattaaaataaaaaatataacttaTGAGCTGAACAATTCGTTTATTGCCAAAAAAAGGAAATGCTGAGATGAGGTAAAAAAGATTTTCAAGAATGTTTGCACCAGAATGTcacagtataattataatatgatttATTGTTCTTGGCAAAAGAAAAAAgagtaaaaaaacaaatacaattttctTATGGCTGACGTTCATCTGAATGAGATagataaaactaaaaaaaagtcaataataatataacacaagTAAACataagaataatataaaaaaaatcttcattatattattatatagatacTTGAAAGATGTAAAAAGATGATCAGGAGCGGGAATTGAGGAAATTAAAGATGCAATTAACCAGAGAGTGGGAGTCACAATAAACGGAGAGATGCTAACAGACCTCAGATTTGCTGATGATGTAGCTTTAACAACTACAACTGTTAAGGACATGGAAGAACAGCTCAATCGCCTAAACAAAGAAAGTAAAAAGGTTGGCCTACAAATGCACTAAATTTATGACCAACTTCTCGACTCAAGAGACAATAACAATAGACAATCACCAGATTGAGAAAGTTGACAAATACAAATACCTGGGGCAGACCTTGAAAATGGTCAACACCACAGAGGAGGAGATATTAATACGTGTAAAAGCAGGTTGGAGAAGCTTCGGGATGCACAAGCATATCCTGACCGACCAAGACATTCCCATGTCACTAAGCAGGGTGTACAATCAATGTGTTCTAACAACTATAGTTTATGGGGCAGAGACATGAGCAACAACAAAAGAGATTGAACAAAAATTGATAACAACATAAAGAGCGATGGaaagaaaaatggtaaatctATCAATACAAGACAGAGTAAAGCATAGTGAGATACGGAAAATAACAAAAGTCAAAGACATCATGGTAAAGATCAAAGAATTGAAATGGAGATGGGCAGGACATAGCCAGAAGAGACGACAACAGATGGACGAAGAGATTGAATGAATGGCAGCCGCGGAGAGGGAGAAGAAGAAGAGGATGGCAAAAAAGAAGATGGCGTGACGACATAACAACGTACATGGAAACGGCAACATAGGAAAGATCGGCAAGAAACAGAACTAAATGGAAACAGCTGGAGGAGGCCTTCACACAGCAGTGGGTGAGTCACTTAGATGGTTTGTGCCATATTACCATTGTCGCAGTACAGGGGGAAACTTGTCCCAAGATTGGTTAgtgtttctttttaaatatgtgAATTTATGacaacaacaattatttttatatttaaagaaagaaaatatagaATACTATACAatagtaaacttttttttacagaaataaCAAGATTCCTTGAACAAAGGTACAATTATCGGCAATTTTATCAACAACTGCTTCCAATACAAATGATGAGTGTAAATttaaatcttattatttgtGGTACCATACTGTGTATTTACAATGATAGATACTTTTGCATAGacttttttcaattttgttgcTCATAAAATTTTTCTTTCATAACATCATTGATATTATGAAAGAGCCTGAACCAAAGCCAAAAAGCAAGAAAGGAAATATTGCATTTGCTTGGaatcaaaaattaaatcaaGTAGTGAAGAGAAACAAAGTCattaatgattttatatttgagCAAATTAGACTACCATTGTATTTTAAGAGAAAAATTTGTTGTTATTAGTATCAATATATATTCCTTTCCCTTGTAGAATATGAAATATATGTAGAAACTAAATATTACTTTTCTCTCATGAAATTTCTTCACATGctactatttatatttttggtattttgtttaaaagcaGCATGGTGAAAGTATCCACACATCCAGGCGATAGAAAAAGGAAAAATAGAGAGAGGGAAAGAATGCTAAAAGCATTGCACAATCAACAATTACATCAAATTATTCAGCTAATGCAACAACTTATGCAAGcgcaacatttaaaaaaacagagtCTATCATGTTAGCATTGCTCAAGTCACAAGTTAGTAAAGACTTATTCATTTACAAGTAAGTTCCTTACTTTtacagttttgttttaaaatgttcgTTCGTTTCCAATATTAGATCATGATTTTGAAGCTAAATAATTTGagaaattgtaaataatatttacaaaatagtAATTAATTGATACAGTAATAAATGCCTTGTGcaataagaaataatattttagtcatctgtgaataatataatatttgatatCTTTATTTTTTGCTCAAATAGGCAGATCAACAGACTTTAAAAATAATGCTCTCATGCATCATAATTTTGGGGAAACATTTACTGATATGCTAccataatgtttttatattagatTTGGAAAGGAAATCCATAATCacaaattttgtttataaagacAATTGATTGGTCTATCAGTCAACAGTTATTActgtaatattttaaatgttcattACACATGGTTGTAAGTGCTACAATAactaactaaaaaaaatatgtttctcCATCCATAAAAATGCAGCAAAGGCTAGgacctaaacaaacaaaatatatgcattGGTTCTGGTCTGATTGattcaataatactgtatgttgtaaAATAAACTGCTGGCTGTATGGATATTAGAAATcaaacagtaacaaaatattgctcttttaatgatattttaaatgCAAATACGATTTTGCTTTGTCTATAAGAGAAAATTGACAACGTAAAATCTTGAAAAGAACCCAACCCCAGTTTGCAAATGTATTGTGATGAAAATGCGCCCTCTAtccatagtcatagtcatagtcatagtcatatatactttattgtccatttaaaaaacagaaatgtgatttgaaaactggcaaaatacaaaaatataaaatacaatttacaaaaacacacacaaaaagttaagaggctaaaaattgttaaaattagataaaaattatcggttacattttacaTGTATAAAATGTAGTAAGTTCAACAGTTAGAACAGCGATTGCTAGTATGTGATTGGCTGGCTTGAAAGATTGATATAtttactactattattatttttatccaaAGGTGaattcaatataatttaaaaatacaaccCGAACACTCTTGGACCATATTAAAATGTCtcatttttttagttattttttagaTTATCATAATTCATGTTCATTTTGCTGGTGCTTGCACCACATACCaaactgtttttatttacagaatTCAGTCGACCTGCAAGCACAATGTTCACTTTTGTTGGCAGTTGTTGAAAACAAGTATGGAGGAAACCATCCAAGCGATAAGAAAGCATTCATCAGGCGCAGTTTGTTAAAGATATCAGGATAGTTGGTGTGAAGCAAGATATTACTGAGCAGTTGCCCACTACtgagaaaatatataaatagctTCATCAGCTTTCATTACCAATGGAAATTATGGTCTGATTGCTCATGTTCAGCGAGATACTAATCCAAGCTATGCCTTGCTTGACTTCTCCATGAGCATTGAGGAGGAGATGGTAAGaactactattttttttttttttacagttgaAGAAGCATTTGCCTCTCTTAAATTCGAAAATGTTAGAGCACATTCCGACCTGATTGACAGACTTAAGATAAAGGCCCACCAACAAGAAGTTCAGGCTCCATCCAGGCAGAATGTCAGTTTTAAATATGAAACAACCACAGAAAAGGACGAATTACTGTTGTTAGTGTTGCAGGCGATGTTTCCAATAATGTGAAGAATGGAGAAGGGCATTCTCAGATAGCTTGCAATTATGGGCTATTACGGGAAATTAAAAAGTGCAGGCATGTGATGGgaagaaataaagaaaagatGCTATATGAAACAAACATCACAGACGGCGTAAACATACTGTAGTTACATGCACAGACAGGGCTCTGGGTAAGCTTTAAATGCCTATATATTGCAGCATCACCAAATAGAATTGTTTGCTGTAATCAATGTGGAAGTGCTTTAGTAGAATTAAAAAATCCTTACAATCATTCAGGCATTCATCTATTGAGCAATTAGCTAGCTTTCGTATAGTGGGATCTAATGGGTATCATCGTATAAATCAAAATTGCTAGCTAATAGGGTTAGTAACTGACTAATAAAATAGATTGCATGTTAGCTACTTGTAAGGTAATCTAGGGCTAACTTAACTAACCTAGCCTAGGCATAGTAAAAAAAGAGGGACAAGCAAGGAAGGCCTAGAAGCTAGTTACTACTATAGACTAGTCTATATAATAGTATAGTATCTAGAGTCTAAAACCAGACAGCGCTACTGCATATTAGCACCTATATTTTCAACTTTCAATAAGGGAATTAGGTTCAGGTTTCACACCTAAACCTAACTCTAAATTAAGATAATCTCAGCAGGTGCTAAACAGGCACGGATTTAGAGGCAGTATTGAGGTATATATTCGTAAGTGTACCAAATGTTCCATGGTCTTCAGATACCAGAACATGAAtggaattttttatttcaacaacacTTTACTTATTGGAATTGATGTTTTGCTCTGGATCACATCTGGCTTGAAAAGTCATGTTGCTATATTGGTAGTATTGTTAAGCAACTTAACAATAGATTGAACTTGTCTTTGCGACCAACATTAGTGACAAATGCATATTTTATCGTTTGATGTTTTGAGTGAGCACCATCATATGATTTTTACTATAGGTTGTAGCCATCACCCAAAAGTAGTCATAATGAATGTTGACAGGAAAATTAATTTAGATGCACTATGAGCAAACTTAAAAAATCCAACTGCAACATGAATGAGCAAGTTGATTGCCATTAATCAGAAGCTAGATTTGCATATTTTTTCAAGAGGGTTTTCACCCAATGTATTGTTTCCATTGAAACCAACATACAAAGACTGGGTACCTATAATTTGCCAGCATACTCGAGAAGATACTTATGTATATAacatagaatttaaaaaaaggaaatctTTTGTGCAGATTGTAGAGCGATGACGGAAGAATGATTGATTGAGATGCTGCAGCAAAGCACTGTAAAAAAAGTGAGAAAGGTTGCCAATAGTATTGGTGTTACAGCTAAAGGCAGCAAGCTGGATGTGATTTTGGCCATAA
Encoded here:
- the LOC140047565 gene encoding LOW QUALITY PROTEIN: uncharacterized protein (The sequence of the model RefSeq protein was modified relative to this genomic sequence to represent the inferred CDS: inserted 1 base in 1 codon; deleted 1 base in 1 codon; substituted 2 bases at 2 genomic stop codons) yields the protein MLTDLRFADDVALTTTTVKDMEEQLNRLNKEKSIHQAQFVKDIRIVGVKQDITEQKGRITVVSVAGDVSNNVKNGEGHSQIAAIMGYYGKLKSAGMXWEEIKKRCYMKQTSQTAXTYCSYMHXTGLWVSFKCLYIAASPNRIVCCNQCGSALVELKNPYNHSGIHLLSN